One genomic region from Anabaena sp. PCC 7108 encodes:
- a CDS encoding TolC family protein: MKGQQLFHSFLPGVTAAVLTTQSAWAGTVKVGEVKTNSSPTVLTATGGKASVADNMNQQLPNQGVDNSPTLIPTLDFSNLNVKPVGNHSVPEISGVNHKSLPGDKIPKTVLPASVTGTKLAELFESKKCLRTKQNSQAALLSALKNCSQTKPSSERVAQASMPTESEKTDTLEQPVQSSDTVTPTPTGSIETPEYLNPSPNPLIFPTKPEEVTVQANQPITLQQALELAKRNNNDLQVSILQLERSKGSLKEQQASLLPTVGLTSRITNSRSSSSTLSAKRTQELNPNAPDATSDTSFTGAAQLQYDLYTSGRRNAAIREAEEQVRFQELDVERQSEDIRLNVAREYYNLQQADEQVRISQSAVQNSEASLRDAQALERAGVGTRFDVLRSQVNLANAQQDLTNARSQQEIARRTLATRLNIPQSANITAADPVQLAGLWQETLEQSIILAYQHRPELQQRLAERNVSEQQRRQALASLGPQISLVASYDLLDVFNDSINVSDGYSVGVQATLNLYDGGTAKARASQAKSNIAIAETNFSEQRNQIRFQVEQAYSTQRANLENVQTANVALEQAKESLRLARLRFQAGVGTQTDVINSENDLTRSEGNRVTAILNYNRALTELQRYVTSRAFNK, from the coding sequence GTGAAAGGACAGCAATTATTTCATAGTTTCTTACCTGGTGTAACAGCAGCGGTATTAACAACTCAGTCGGCTTGGGCGGGTACGGTCAAAGTAGGTGAAGTTAAAACAAATTCTTCTCCTACTGTATTGACTGCAACCGGTGGAAAAGCCTCAGTTGCGGACAATATGAATCAGCAACTACCCAATCAGGGAGTTGATAATTCTCCAACCTTAATACCTACTCTTGATTTTAGTAACCTCAATGTGAAGCCTGTAGGTAATCATAGTGTTCCAGAAATCTCTGGGGTTAATCATAAAAGTCTGCCAGGAGACAAAATACCAAAAACAGTTTTACCAGCTTCAGTTACTGGGACAAAGTTAGCAGAGTTATTCGAGTCCAAAAAATGTTTACGGACAAAGCAGAACAGTCAAGCTGCCTTGCTTTCAGCCTTAAAAAACTGTTCACAAACCAAACCATCCAGTGAGCGGGTAGCTCAGGCAAGTATGCCTACTGAATCAGAAAAAACTGATACTTTAGAGCAGCCTGTTCAAAGCTCAGACACTGTAACACCTACACCTACAGGTTCCATAGAGACTCCTGAATACTTGAATCCCAGTCCCAATCCTTTAATATTTCCTACAAAACCAGAGGAAGTGACAGTTCAGGCAAATCAGCCAATTACTTTGCAACAGGCTCTAGAACTGGCAAAGCGCAACAATAATGATTTGCAAGTGTCAATATTGCAGTTAGAACGTAGTAAAGGCTCTCTCAAGGAGCAACAAGCTTCGTTATTGCCAACAGTGGGGCTGACTAGTCGGATTACTAACAGCCGCAGTAGTAGCAGTACATTGTCAGCTAAACGAACACAGGAGTTAAATCCCAATGCACCGGATGCTACCTCTGATACCAGTTTTACTGGTGCAGCACAATTGCAATATGACCTTTACACCTCTGGAAGACGAAATGCGGCTATTAGAGAGGCTGAGGAACAAGTACGTTTTCAGGAGTTGGATGTAGAGCGGCAATCTGAGGATATTCGCTTGAATGTTGCTAGGGAATACTATAATTTGCAACAAGCAGATGAACAAGTACGTATTTCTCAATCAGCAGTGCAGAATTCTGAGGCTAGTTTGCGAGATGCACAGGCTCTAGAAAGGGCTGGTGTGGGTACGCGATTCGATGTGTTGCGATCGCAGGTAAACTTAGCAAATGCCCAACAAGACCTAACTAATGCTCGTTCCCAACAAGAAATTGCTCGTCGTACTTTAGCAACTCGGTTAAATATTCCTCAGTCGGCAAATATTACTGCCGCTGATCCTGTACAGTTAGCTGGTCTTTGGCAGGAAACTCTCGAACAGAGTATTATCTTAGCTTATCAACATCGTCCAGAACTGCAACAGCGATTGGCAGAGCGGAATGTTAGCGAGCAGCAAAGAAGACAGGCTTTAGCTTCTTTAGGACCACAAATTAGTTTAGTTGCCAGCTATGACTTGTTAGATGTGTTTAATGATAGTATCAACGTTAGCGATGGTTATTCAGTCGGCGTGCAAGCAACCCTAAATTTATACGATGGGGGAACAGCAAAAGCTAGAGCCTCTCAGGCCAAATCTAATATAGCGATCGCTGAAACCAATTTTTCTGAACAACGTAACCAAATTCGTTTTCAGGTAGAACAGGCTTATTCTACTCAGCGTGCTAACTTAGAAAATGTCCAAACCGCTAATGTGGCTTTAGAACAAGCTAAAGAGTCTTTACGGTTAGCACGTTTGCGATTCCAAGCAGGTGTCGGTACTCAAACTGATGTGATTAACTCAGAAAATGACTTGACAAGATCGGAAGGTAATCGAGTCACAGCTATTTTGAATTACAATCGGGCTTTGACTGAATTACAACGGTATGTCACTTCCAGAGCTTTTAATAAGTAA
- the kaiC gene encoding circadian clock protein KaiC encodes MSYKDQKEPKNPLIGGVEKIRTMIEGFDDISHGGLPVGRTTLVSGTSGTGKTLLSLQFLYNGITYFDEAGVFVTFEESPSDIIKNAHIFGWNLQRLIEEGKLFILDASPDPEGQDIVGNFDLSALIERLQYAIRKYKAHRVSIDSITAVFQQYEAIGVVRREIFRLVARLKQLNVTTIITTERGEEYGPVASFGVEEFVSDNVVIVRNVLEGERRRRTIEILKLRGTTHMKGEYPFTITNAGVNIFPLGAMRLTQRSSNVRVSSGVKTLDEMCGGGFFKDSIILATGATGTGKTLLVSKFIQDGCVSGERAILFAYEESRAQLSRNAYSWGIDFEELEHQGLLKIICTYPESTGLEDHLQIIKSEIADFKPARIAIDSLSALARGVSNNAFRQFVIGVTGYAKQEEITGFFTNTSDQFMGSHSITDSHISTITDTILMLQYVEIHGEMSRAINVFKMRGSWHDKGIREYNITADGPNIKDSFRNYERIVSGAPTRVSIDEKAELSRIVKRFEEKQSSDS; translated from the coding sequence ATGAGTTACAAAGACCAAAAAGAGCCAAAAAATCCACTAATTGGGGGTGTAGAGAAAATTCGCACAATGATTGAGGGCTTTGACGACATTAGTCATGGTGGCTTACCAGTTGGAAGAACAACCTTAGTCAGCGGTACTTCTGGTACAGGTAAAACTTTATTATCTCTACAATTTCTGTATAATGGCATCACCTACTTTGATGAAGCAGGAGTATTTGTTACCTTCGAGGAATCACCCAGCGATATTATTAAAAATGCTCATATTTTTGGCTGGAATTTACAACGTTTGATTGAAGAAGGAAAGCTGTTTATTCTCGACGCATCACCTGATCCTGAAGGTCAAGATATAGTCGGTAACTTTGACCTTTCAGCCCTAATTGAGCGCTTACAATATGCGATTCGTAAATACAAAGCTCATCGGGTTTCCATTGATTCCATCACAGCAGTATTCCAACAATATGAAGCTATAGGCGTAGTCAGACGAGAAATATTTCGGTTAGTAGCACGACTCAAACAATTAAACGTTACCACCATAATTACAACAGAGCGTGGTGAAGAATATGGGCCTGTTGCTTCCTTTGGAGTAGAAGAATTTGTCTCTGACAATGTAGTAATTGTTCGCAACGTTTTAGAAGGAGAACGCCGCCGCCGCACAATTGAAATTCTCAAATTGCGCGGGACAACCCACATGAAAGGTGAATATCCATTTACGATTACAAATGCAGGAGTCAATATTTTCCCATTGGGCGCAATGCGGTTAACACAACGTTCTTCAAATGTCCGCGTATCTTCTGGGGTGAAAACCCTGGATGAAATGTGTGGTGGTGGTTTCTTTAAAGACTCGATTATTTTGGCCACAGGAGCCACAGGTACTGGTAAAACTCTGTTAGTTAGCAAATTTATTCAAGATGGATGTGTTAGCGGCGAGCGGGCGATATTATTTGCTTATGAAGAATCCCGCGCTCAATTGTCTCGCAATGCTTATTCTTGGGGAATTGACTTTGAGGAATTAGAACACCAAGGCTTATTAAAAATAATTTGTACATATCCCGAATCAACCGGTTTAGAAGATCACTTGCAAATTATTAAATCAGAAATTGCCGATTTTAAGCCAGCTAGGATTGCCATTGACTCCCTCTCAGCACTAGCTAGAGGCGTAAGTAATAATGCTTTTCGGCAATTTGTCATTGGTGTTACAGGTTATGCTAAACAAGAAGAGATTACAGGCTTCTTTACTAACACCAGTGACCAATTTATGGGGTCACATTCAATTACTGATTCTCACATTTCCACGATTACTGATACAATTTTAATGTTGCAGTATGTAGAGATACATGGTGAAATGTCACGGGCAATAAACGTCTTCAAAATGCGCGGTTCGTGGCACGATAAGGGAATTCGGGAGTACAATATTACGGCTGACGGTCCTAATATTAAAGATTCCTTCCGTAATTACGAACGAATTGTCAGTGGCGCTCCTACCCGCGTTAGCATAGACGAAAAAGCAGAACTTTCTCGCATTGTCAAACGTTTTGAAGAAAAACAGAGTTCTGATTCTTAA